ATTCCATTTAAAATTAATGTTTAAGTATGATTTAGAATAAATACCTGAGCTTTGGTATTTTTTCTAAATTGTACAATGAGGGTGCTTATGGAATATGATGTAATCGTTGTCGGTGGTGGTCATGCGGGTATAGAAGCTGCATTTTCTGCTGCTCGTATGGGTAATAAAACTTTAATGGTTTCAATGCTCGCTGAAAACGTGGGTGCTACTTCTTGTAATCCTGCCGTAGGCGGACTTGCAAAAGGACACTTAGTTCGCGAGATCGATGCACTTGGCGGTGAGATGGGTCTTATTACTGACGAAGCCGGTATCCAGTTTAGAATTCTAAACCAGACAAAAGGACCTGCAGTTCGTGGAAGCCGTGCTCAGATTGATATGGACAAATACCGTGTTATTGCAAGAAACAAAGTACTTCACGAACCGAATTTGGATCTTGTGCAAGAGACGGTTGAGTCTTTAATTATTGAAGACAATGAAGTTAAAGGTGTAATTACACAACTTCTAAATGAATACCGTGCAAAAAAAGTGATCATCACTTCGGGAACTTTCTTAAACGGTGTAATCCACATCGGTGAGACAAAACAAGTAGGCGGGCGTTTTGGAGAAAATGCTTCTGTAGGGCTAAGTGCATCATTAAAAGAAGCTGGTCTGATTATGGATAGACTAAAAACGGGAACGTGTGCGAGAATCGATAGTTCTACGATCGACTTTTCTGTAATGGAGGAGCAAGACGGTGACGAGCTTCCAAATCCATTCTCTTTTAGAACTGATCGCGCGGAGTTCAGACGTACGAAAAAACAGCTTCCATGTTTCATTGCATATACAAATGAAGAGACACATAACATTATTGAGTCAAACTTTTACCGTGCACCGCTTTTTACAGGTCAAATTGAGGGTGTGGGACCTAGATATTGTCCATCGATTGAAGATAAGATCAATAGATTCCGTGATAAAGACAGACACCATCTTTTCATAGAACCTCAAACTGCAGACAATACGGAAGTATACGTAAACGGTATGAGTACGTCACTTCCACCTGATGTTCAGCGTGACATGATCCACTCTGTTAAAGGGATGGAAAATGCGAAAATCGTTCGTTATGGTTATGCGATCGAGTATGACTTTGTTGATCCAAGAGAGTTAAAACACTCGTTGGAGACTAAAAAGATCAAAGGGCTTTATTTAGCTGGTCAGATTAACGGAACAACTGGTTATGAAGAAGCTGCAGCTCAAGGGATTATGGCGGGTATAAATGCGGCACTTTCAATTCAA
This is a stretch of genomic DNA from Sulfurimonas sp. C5. It encodes these proteins:
- the mnmG gene encoding tRNA uridine-5-carboxymethylaminomethyl(34) synthesis enzyme MnmG; translation: MEYDVIVVGGGHAGIEAAFSAARMGNKTLMVSMLAENVGATSCNPAVGGLAKGHLVREIDALGGEMGLITDEAGIQFRILNQTKGPAVRGSRAQIDMDKYRVIARNKVLHEPNLDLVQETVESLIIEDNEVKGVITQLLNEYRAKKVIITSGTFLNGVIHIGETKQVGGRFGENASVGLSASLKEAGLIMDRLKTGTCARIDSSTIDFSVMEEQDGDELPNPFSFRTDRAEFRRTKKQLPCFIAYTNEETHNIIESNFYRAPLFTGQIEGVGPRYCPSIEDKINRFRDKDRHHLFIEPQTADNTEVYVNGMSTSLPPDVQRDMIHSVKGMENAKIVRYGYAIEYDFVDPRELKHSLETKKIKGLYLAGQINGTTGYEEAAAQGIMAGINAALSIQGKEPLVLRRDEAYIGVLIDDLVTKGTKEPYRMFTSRAEYRLLLREESADTRLSHYGHEIGLLDDETYAKVQQKDKDIQEGYKLLEETRFTPNKEVNALLASMDEEPIKDVSTAQQLVARKSFDIEKMVKLVPELATYDEYIKEEILVEGKYARYIEKQSEEIEKMKKYLQVKIPEDFDFTKVSGLSKEIQEKLGKFNPPTLQTAMNISGITPAAIEILHIYIKMESKKQSKNS